The genomic region GTCCAATGAAATTCAAAATTGAGGAATTTGATGGGAGCTTGCCTAAGCTCATCCCGAGGCCACAGTCATGGACAAAGGTAACTATTCGTCCTCAATAATTATTTGGTTTGTTTAGTAGTAATAAGACTATTTATTTTAGGTTGTGGTTGTAATAAACTGTTTTTCGTTCTGCTATCTTCatggtttttcttttttctcaggTGGCTAACATTATTTTTGTGGATTTGCCAATGGGAACTGGATTCTCTTACTCCAAAAATGTCCTTCCCCATCGAAGTGACTGGAAGTTTGTTCACCAAACCCATCGATTTATTAGAAAGGTAAAGTTACAATGCTTATGAACACGTCACTTCCAACATATTCAGCGCTATATAACTTTGATAATGTAGTAATAAGGTATGGTATTTTTGTGTCTTAATCTTTGTAGTGGCTTGCTGAAAACCCGGAATTTCTTTCAAATAAGTTCTACATGGCAGCTGATTCGTACTCCGNNNNNNNNNNNNNNNNNNNNNNNNNNNNNNNNNNNNNNNNNNNNNNNNNNNNNNNNNNNNNNNNNNNNNNNNNNNNNNNNNNNNNNNNNNNNNNNNNNNNNNNNNNNNNNNNNNNNNNNNNNNNNNNNNNNNNNNNNNNNNNNNNNNNNNNNNNNNNNNNNNNNNNNNNNNNNNNNNNNNNNNNNNNNNNNNNNNNNNNNNNNNNNNNNNNNNNNNNNNNNNNNNNNNNNNNNNNNNNNNNNNNNNNNNNNNNNNNNNNNNNNNNNNNNNNNNNNNNNNNNNNNNNNNNNNNNNNNNNNNNNNNNNNNNNNNNNNNNNNNNNNNNNNNNNNNNNNNNNNNNNNNNNNNNNNNNNNNNNNNNNNNNNNNNNNNNNNNNNNNNNNNNNNNNNNNNNNNNNNNNNNNNNNNNNNNNNNNNNNNNNNNNNNNNNNNNNNNNNNNNNNNNNNNNNNNNNNNNNNNNNNNNNNNNNNNNNNNNNNNNNNNNNNNNNNNNNNNNNNNNNNNNNNNNNNNNNNNNNNNNNNNNNNNNNNNNNNNNNNNNNNNNNNNNNNNNNNNNNNNNNNNNNNNNNNNNNNNNNNNNNNNNNNNNNNNNNNNNNNNNNNNNNNNNNNNNNNNNNNNNNNNNNNNNNNNNNNNNNNNNNNNNNNNNNNNNNNNNNNNNNNNNNNNNNNNNNNNNNNNNNNNNNNNNNNNNNNNNNNNNNNNNNNNNAATGAATTACCAATTATCAATGTGTATGATGCATATGTTTTAGAATCAATAACAAATATCTTCATGCCACCCAAATTTTGCAAAATTTGGGTCCTATTTCTTCTCTACAAAGTTTGACTCATACATAGTCATAATTAAACTTACCGTTATTGTATGCATCGACAAAGGAACACAACTAACTGATATTATATTTCCTTAACTAACAGGAAATGAAAGAGGTCTCGAACCCCGGATAAATCTCCAGGTTTGTAAACAGTTCCTCTGCCTATGTTTTCACTACTAACAAGAGTTAAGAAAGTGCATTTTTGCTCTTTGAACTATGAACTATGAAGCCTAAATTGTTCTTAAACTTTACAGGGATATATACTAGGAAACCCACTAACATCAGGATTAGAAGAGAATGATCGGATCCCATATGTTCACGGAATGGGGCTTATTTCTGATGAACTCTACTGGGTAGTAATATTTTTCTTCAAGCATTCAATGAAATTGGTTACTAGAATGAAATGCCAGTGATTCTAATATGTTTGTTATCTATGGATACAGTCCTTGAAAAAAACTTGTCTTGGCAACATTATAAATGTGGATTCTACAAACAAATTGTGTCTAAATGACTTGCAGTACTATCATGAGGCAAGTGATGATGATGACTACCCTTAATTTTACTATATgatctttatttatttacttCTTTCTAGTCTTTTTTGTTCAGAATTTGTTCACCATATGGGTAAAACTTtcattgtttcttatcttttccagcttcttgaaaatATTGAGTTGTACAACATTTTGGAGATATATTGTGTTGATGAGAATATCAAAGGAACAAGACGGAACCCCAGGAGATCTCTGGCTCAGAAGATAAAGGCACCTTTGAGTTCTCCGGTCACAGTGCCGGATATGCGCTGCCAAGTAACTTTCTTTTGCATATCTTGTATAATTTCATAAAAAACATTATGTGCACATTAAAAATCAGTCACTATAAATAGGTgtgtagtttaattattttaatgtagttttgtattttaatatttattctaTACAAGTGATTGATTTGGTGGCTGAATTTTGGTATAGACTTATCATGGTTGATAGTTTCATACACATTTTGGCCAAAGTGTTTTCAAAATATGATCTGAACCTTGTTTTTTTTACCTGTTGTAGATTTATGGTTTCTTCCTTGGTACGGAATGGATAAATGACCCTGCTGTCCGTAAGGCACTGCATATTCGCGAGGTTTGTATTATTTTCTGGTTTAAAATTCTAATAAAGTATTAATTAAGGTTTTCAATTAGATATTTAAAAATCATTAGATGACAATTTAGTCAAACTttgtcaaattatctaacggtTTTCAATTATTAACTTTATATGAAGACAACTGCACATGGGTTTTCaccattaattaattatcttcTACTAGTGTAATCCTTTTTATTAGTTATTGCTGTTTCAATGTTTGTATCGCCACTTTTTATTAATTACTGTTTTACAATACTTGTTTCATTAACCTTGAAATCGTATATCAATGTTCTGCAGGGAACTATAGGGAAATGGAACCGGTGCTATAGTGACGATTATGTATTTGACATCCGTAGCAGCGTTCCGTTTCATGCGAATCTAAGTGCAAAAGGCTACCCTTCCTTGATATACAGGTGAAGATTACTGCATTCTAAATCGGTTCCTATTTGTCTGAAAACtgtgctttttgttttctttcataGCTGATTTTGTGTCACCATTGATGTTATCTTGACAGTGGGGATCACGATGCAGTAGTTCCTTTCTCGTCGACTCAACGATGGATAAGGTCTCTAAATTACTCCATTGTAGATGATTGGAGGCCATGGTATTTAAATGACCAAGTTGCAGGGTATGCTATGAAACTTTTATACAACATGAAAGAAATAGATATAATATTAGGAAGCAAATaccaaaaaaatatatcaatCATAGTTTaccttttttttctcttcaatttaatattttatagcTTTTATCAAGCACACTAGCTATAAAGTTGCGTTTGGAAAGGAGACTGATATTGAAAAACAGAGACTAAATTAGTCTTTGTATTGTATTGTATTTGGTGTAAAATGTAGTAGACTGAGTTATGTCTTAGTATTATGTTTAGCGTTAGATAAATATGGAGATTAAGGAAAGATTTAGAATTTGAAAAGTTAAATAAGGATATCTTTTAGAAGAAATGTTATTGAAGTTTTAGTTTCCATCTCAAAAAATTTCAGGCTCTATGTCTTCACTTTATAGAGATATTGAAAGGACTGAACTTTTGTATTTTaggattaaaattttagtttcagTCTCTAGtcaccaaacacaatactaagTCCTAGTCCTTAGTGTTAATCCCAGTATCTGAAAACAAATGCTACTTAAGAAAGCATGCCTCCAGATCTTTATGACAAATTTTTCTTTCATGCAGATACACGAGGACTTACTCGAATCAAATGACATTTGCAACTATAAGAGTAAGAACAAATTAAACTCTTGTAGTTTATAAGTGCTCATGATTTATTTAGAATACATTTAGGATATTATAGATTAATATAGTAtctaaatatattttacattgaatttatatatatttagtttgatACTAGGTCTATTATTATTAGATTATATTTTTGTCCtataaatagaaaattttttttctaagtaTTTGAAAATGATGTTAATTCTTGAGTTAGTATTACGATATATGAATTCTAATATGACATTCTGGTTGAATTCTAAATTATTTGGACGATCTTTCTAAATCTAATGGGTCCAGTTTCTTGTGAATACATCCTTAAGATGTTGCCACATGGCAGCCAAGCTCTTATCACTTCTTGTTGCCAAAAAGTGTTTGCTGAGTGGTCCATTCTAGCAAATCACATGTCACTCTAGTGTGTTGCCATGTGTCTCTGATTTAACAATGATGATGTATCATGCTGATGTGGCATTCATCTAGTATTCTCCTATGTTTTTTCttaatttgatatttaattaattttatcatTATGATTCGATTGTATTCTTGATGTATAAATATCAAGCTTACTTTTTAATTACAAACTCAAGTTATTACACTTTCACATTATCTAAATATCAGGCttactttttaattattatttgagAAGCTgtctaatttattattatttttttcacctTATTTAATTGCAGGGTGCAGGGCATACAGCTCCAGAGAACAAGCCGGACGAAGGTTTTGCCATGTTCGTTAGGTGGATATCTAATAAGCCTCTTTAGCTTAGCCACACAGATGCAAGAAATCTTGGTTACACATTGAATTCTGATTAGTCATTAGTCAAATATTAGTCTGAGATAGGTTTGAATTGGTCTACAAATTGTTTTTAAGTTTATCAATTGCGAATTTGCGAAAAACATTTCGTGGACTAAGTAAGCCACGGCCATTTATTCGAAGATCTAAAATTTTGTTCCTTGCTCTACGTATTCTTTGGAGAAAATCCTTATAGTGGTCCTGTGATTCATTTCGTTATTCGATTTGGTtctttagattttaattttattatagtgGTATTTTAGATTGAACTTCGGACTATGATAGTCCTTGGATTCCTTTGGGATGAGTCAGCAATTGCAGTGACGACATAGCAGTCCATTGCCATGTTGGATGCTGCAACGGCCATCTTACGTGGTCAAATTTTCGACCCAATTTGGTCTATACAATTCTAATTCATTCCCATGACTTTTTATTAGGTTTGATTACTctattaatttttatagttttgcatatgaggaatgttagggggtcagtaattttggtattttgtaactattaattggccatcaatagtatttttaatggtatgagattacatctaatggtgagagatcactcgcttttgttttgatggttaagtgctggtcagaaaacacaaaagttgctggttcCTAAACTTTTTctttgcaaaattttcaattaaattcttatattttatttttttaattggatctttgtattaaaattttttttaaattagattttttttagtagtaattgacttaagtttatagggatccaattaaaaaaaattggtgcagagattcaaataaaaggaaaaaaatataaggattcaattaaaaaaaaaatttggtgtaagaactcaattaaaaaaaaaataaagagacctaattaaaaattttacgaaattatagggagcaagagaataattaaacttttttattattattattatcaaaagcttatctttaaaaaaaaaaattcagtttAACTTTTGAAGTGTCGATGATTGATAACTAAAGAGGGATTTTTGTTTAAGAGCAATTATACCTATATGAGTATGATAAGCATAGCTTCATTGAGTTGATCATTTCTGACGGGATTTACACATGTTTTCACTTTGGAGCAGCTTATTCAAAGATTCAGATGCACATAAAATTTCTCCATCCTAAAGAATAAGCACATGAAAGGTTTGGGGCTTCTTATAATATGTGAAAGGTACCAAAGTATAATGCTAAATAAGCTATGCAATACCTACAAGAAGTAGTAAAGaaaatgaattagaattatataaaaAGGAGAGACCAAATTggattgaaattcaaatttggcCAGTTGGTCATTGCAGCGTCCAGCGTGACAATGGAGTGCCATGTCATCACTGCAATTTCTGACTTATCATCGAAAAGGGATTTGAGAATCGCTACAATCATAGTTGTAAGAATTGAACTTGGTGATCAAACCGATCATACTACTGGTTTACGAGTTTATTACTACTGGTTTACGAGTTTATTGATTCAATTGATAAATCATTGGATGAATCAATctcacgtaaataaaaaataaaaaatagtaaaaaaattaaaaaatttaaaatatatatcttcactaacatttttAGAACAACAAAGTCtcaaattttaaagacaaataatacaaaaatagatataaaattagttaatattattacaataatatcttaatttttttttaaccaaagataAGAGACTCAAATCCGCAATCTCTTAATTAAGTATGAGGAGACTATGCCagttgagctattactcattggcaataATATCTTAATTTGACACAATAAGAATAACAATCAATAATATCAGTAATTTCAATACTAATATTCAAACAGATAACTTTAATCATAACACTAACATTGAAATAGATAAagcaaattaataaatttttagtaaagtttatatttttattaataatagtacataattaaaaatataattaattcaaaaaatagagaatacaaaattaaaattaaattacatatttataaaattatttaatttattggtTTACTGTATAATTAGTCTTTGTCATACATAACATTGAAAAGCATAGTAGTAGAGTGGCAATTAGAAGACACTGCAACCAAGAGGTTCCTTGTTTGTGGCTCTACCATTTTGGAAGTTTCCAAAATAACACATGCAAAGAGGTGGACAAGTAGCACGCTGGAGGACCGTAACCTGTACTGGATCACAGGTGGAGATGCGGTGCTATAGAGCATCATAGAGTGCACAATTACCATATCAAACCAATTGAATCGGTTTTGGCCGGTTCTCACCAAATTTGACCAATTTTTGCCGATTCTCACCAGTTTATGCCAATTCTCATCCTTAAGCGGTCGAAAAAAATGAACTGAACTGATTTATAATCCAGTTCATTGATTTTTCAGTCGAATCAATCAGTTTGATTCAATTTTTACAGCTATGACTATAATAATATTAGAATCTTAAAGATAAATTTATGTAATAGTGTGAATCTCAAAGACTACTACAAAAATTTACTCTATTCTTGGGACTTCATTAGCATTAGCATTTTGGTTATAGTCAAGGTAGTAATATAATAGGCGAGAGCGGCGCTGGCCTCTGGACCTTTTGTGGTTCTAGGGTTAGGGATGGCTCTTTGAAGCCTATTTTGGGCTGcaactcaaaaaaaaaattatattatgtttatacaaaaaattaattattaatcaatttaaattagtcTAGTAATTAGTTTACTAATCTACTTAAGTAATTAGAATTCAAATTATATCTTATGTATACAGTAATTTATTGACCAAtgcaaatttttaaataaagctTCAATCCGTTATAAATTAGTTTTTGGCCAATGATTCGAGAAtatcataaaaaacaaaaaaataattactaAATGAGTCATTTGTGTAAAAAATTGGTAaaaaatacatgtatttatatataattatatacatgataattaatttgatgactaattttttgtatatatataaaatttttgaaaaaaaaaaagaatttaaattaaaaaaatccgtAATGTTGTCCTCCAATTACCAACCACCGACAGTCTCTGATCAATGGTCACTACCATACTGGCATAATATGTATACATCACTCTTTTCTAGGCCATCGTTTTTTCAGGTGCATATGCAGGAAAGCCACCAATAATATAAGGTGGATTCTATAGTATTTTTTATTGTGATGCCTTTTTACCTAACTTGTCTTTAtaagcaaaaaataaaatatataaaataaaagtaaaatatttaaagtttattaaatattatttttttgttttttttaaaaaagttaggTACCATATCTTAGGCACCATAGCATTTACCATAAtataatcctcttttataggcaTATATAATGATATATAAGACCATCTCCATTAGAAAATTCATTCCAGTTTTTATTTATGATCCATCTGTTATAAAAAGTAACTTCACATCAGTTTTTGcatcataaacagtaaatagaaactcaaatcatttctctcttctctattaGGAAGAACTAGTTTTAGTCCCTATTGtagtcccacttaattaattaattaaaataattactattNNNNNNNNNNNNNNNNNNNNNNNNNNNNNNNNNNNNNNNNNNNNNNNNNNNNNNNNNNNNNNNNNNNNNNNNNNNNNNNNNNNNNNNNNNNNNNNNNNNNNNNNNNNNNNNNNNNNNNNNNNNNNNNNTCTTatgttttttacttttaactattataatttctaaaagtataaacaaattataatttttatattcacaaatattaaagtctttgtaattataaatatctaataaacataattataaatattgtttccaaagcaaaataaacataatctaaaacataattataaatattatctctaaaacaaaataaacataatccaaaacactcaattttcatcttcattttcttgtaagttgggttgggggaagttgggttttggcaaaaaaaaattGTAAGTTATGTGACATGTTAATACGGTGATCTAGATGTTAAATACCAATTTAAAATGCTCACCTAACTCGGTCCCTATTAATTTTATAGAATTAACATATTCCTCTCTTCTTAAAAGAGAAGAACATGAGTGACCCCTTTTTATTAACCCTAATGTTATTGTCGTCTTCTTCCCTTTATAGCCACCATTCCGCTACTATCATGAGCTGTGAAAACCGTTCCTCAAAAATTAAGAGTTGTACTTTGCGTGATTATAGTTTGGGTAGAGACAATAGGAGCTGCAtttttttgggagtgttggacAATCATGAAAGAAGAAATTCGTCTCTCCCAAATGTCACTGTGGCAGCTATGTAATTCTCTTTCAATCTTATACAAAAGTTAACCCAAATAGATTCTTCTTAGAATGTCCTAATTACAATGTAAGTAATGATTTATAATTTTGGCatgaatttaaatttattttgaatattttcaaatttttatatttttataattgatttttttttgtttaattttcagaCCACATCAGTCTCACATTGTAAGTATTTCAAGTGGTTAGAtattttagttgaaaaaaatGTTAATGAGAATATTATTTGTTAAAATGCTATTTTAATGGAAAGGAGAATGAAAGAGCAAAAACATATAGTAAAGAAGTTAGACATGGAAGTAAATCTGAAAATTTAGAACAAGGTTGGATTTTAAGGTGGTGCAAAAAACAAATATTTTAGGATTGTGATTGTGAGTGTGATTAGTATCTTTATTGTACTAGCCTTTATGACATATCTTAAATAAATGATGTAAGATTATGTTAGGTATATTGTGGCTATAAGTTTAGTCTGTCATGCTTTTGAAATATAAGCAAACTTatgtaaaattaaattttatgctaatgaatttgatgttagttgtattttttattgtcaatttattatgaattctttAATATTAAATGAGATTGCATTACACTTTAAATATTTTAGAACATCAATGTATGGAAACATGTTAACAAATAATTGTGTAGCACATAATATTTGTTTCATCAATCTTTAATAAGATGGTTCAAAATTATCTCTGATATGTGTAATatacataattaaaattttaattttagaaatctATTAACAatgaatattttataatttaatttcggTAATTAATATTTCAAGTTCAAAATCTACCGGTATGAGTAAATATCGGTACTCTTCGATGAACTTAGCTTGACTAATGTTTCATCATGTATCTTCTATCTTTATGATAATCATATTACTAATGTTATTTAtgttagtaactcatatatatttatCTCCGTATATATTTGATtgtgtactaaaaatataaacCTTTTTTGTACATAACTAATTTTTATAATGACCTACAAACATGgtaaaaaaaaagagtcaagTTCCTCCTAAAGGTATATTGGGCTAAAAGGATGGAACCCAAAAGAACACCTTGAGGAGTTGAATTTCTCTTCAGTGGGAACTATATTGGTGGAAGTGGATTGGTTGGATTTGGAGTGTAAAGGTGTCATCTAGTTAAAATAAAACCAAACTAGATGTCCCTTCACTAATGTCACATGTCAGGAGCTTTAGTTTAACGTGTGGGAATCAACTTCCTACATTTTTAGTTGACAAGACTTGAGGTGACACAAATACCTAAAGATATTTTGGAAAAAGCAGTAAACCAAATATCAGACTAAAACCATTGGATAAAGATTTCCTCTTCATCATGGTTTTACACTATAAAAAGGACCTCAAGCCACCTCTGTAAAGCATTCTCACTTTTCactttcaccttcaccttcattttttcaccttcaccttcatcCTCTTCTGAGAGCTTCTTTTCTGAAAAaccttttatcttcttttttacTTCTGAAGCTGAGAAGCTAAAGAACCCATCTTTTCCTCTCCCAAAATTCCTCTCATTGTTCTTCATTTCATCCATCACCTTCACGAGTAAAAACTGGTAATCGGGTGTTTCACTAGAACACTCGACGACCCTTAGCCCACCCCTGTCCACTTTAAACAAAGCTCATTCATCCTCTTGTGACATTAGTGGAGGTCTCAACACTTGTTCTCCACCTCTATTTCTCATCATTAGTCCTTGTATTGTTTATTTGTCATTAATAGAAGTGTTTTTCCTCACAAGTATACTTACCCCTAATCTCTCATATTAatcattatttttcacttaatctaTTTCTCACAAAACCCACCTGAATCATCTGGCGACTCCACTGGGGAGGAACACTTCGACGTGATGGCTAGAGATCAAACGAGGTATAAAACCCCTCACCACATCTGTTCGCGAATCTGGAGAATATGGAAGAAGACGAGAACACCCCAGTTACTTGTAGGGAGTTGACGCGTATTCTAAAAGTAAAGGGATCGTGAAGCTGAGTTGCAAGAGTTGGAAGGAAAAAGAGAAGTTGTGGGAAGCAAGATAGAAGAATATCACCGGAGACTGGCATTAGCTTATGACAAGCACATTCGGCCCAGGGTGTTCCTAGAGAGAGATCTGGTACTAAAAATCAGTAGACGCAGTAATAAGGAAGATGTCTTTGCCAAAATGGACTCCCAAATGGGAGGATCCTTACATTGTTTCTGAGGTACACCCCAACAGACACCGCATCTTGCTGGACCCGGATCATGGAACAACCATCGGCCCCATCAATTTCAAGTACGTTAAACAGTACTATGCCTAATTTCAGTTTTAAAAGTTAGAATTTTAATTCCAAAAGGCTTCTTTATCAAGAGCCAatgtttatgttatattattcTGCAAGCATCCTGCAATACATGAGAAAACTGCTTTAGCAATCATACACTCAAAAAATGTGAGTGATGCATCTTAAGAAATTTGCAGTACAAAATAGTTCCAAAAAAGTGAAGTGTCCCACCCTCCAAGCTCCTAAAAAGAGTCGAGCATAAATAGGGCAAGAAAGTTATGGGtaccttccttttttttttgcctaaaaaaaaggcaaaaaatgGCTACTACTTTTCTTAAAATCATACACTCCCCTTgaaaaaaagtaattaaaataaattatttttaattttaaatatctaTTTATGGTTACAAATGAACATTGCTcataattttaattcaattttttttttacttgtgaTTTCATTGGAAACATATACAAATGAGGATATAACATCCAAAGTTGTAAGGTGAAAGATCTTTATTAAAGAATCTCTATAGCTAATTCCAAAATTAGCAACCCAATATACATGGGGGCTGAGAGGGGTTAAGACAAAAACaatgaaagaagaaaaatggTCTTATCAAGTAAGAAGACAGAGTAAAAAAACAGAGCAAAGTTGAATGTGAGAGTGTCCTTTGCCCTAAGAAAAACTCCCAATTGttgaatggtgcacgaaattgtgatcttaggcaacggcgccaaaaactctgtacgcacgtcttaataaatcgtttttcattcacaacttcgatacaactaaccagcaagtgcactgggtcgtccaagtaataaaccttatgtgagtaagggtcgatcccacggagattgttggtatgaagcaagctatggtcgccttgtaaatctcagttaggcggatatcaaatggttatggagtttcgaaattaatactaattaatcagaaaataaagatagaaatacttatgtatatcactggtgagaatttcagataagcgtatagagatgctttcgttcctctgaatctctgctttcccgctgtctttatccaatcaatcctactcctttccatggctggctttatgtaaggacatcaccattgtcaatggctacttttaatcctctctggaaaatggtccgatgcgctgtcactgcatggctaatcgtttggaggcatcaccgtggtcaatggctgcatcctatcctcttgtaaaaatggtccaaatgctctgtcacagcacggctaatcatctgaggttctcgatcatgctggaataggattcaccctccttttgcgtctgtcactacgcccagcactcgcgagtttgaagttcgtcacagtcattcaatcccagaatcctactcggaataccacagacaaaactctaccgtttgaaaatacataagtgaaaggtttaggcatggccaaatggccagcccccaaaacgtgatcaatatgatcctaagatgaactaaaaatcataagatgtctaatacaatagtaaaaagtcctatttatactaaactagttactagggtttacagagataagtaattgatgcataaatccacttccgaggcccacttggtgtgtgcttgggctgagctttagctttccacgtgcagaggtcattcttagagttgaacgccagtatgtaacgtatttctggcgttcaactctggcttgtaacgtatttttggcgtttaactccagacaacagcgtagaactggcgttcaacgcccttttacgtcatctaaactcgtccaaagtatggactattatatattgctggaaagccctggatgtctactttccaacgcaattagaagcgcgccattttgagttctgtagctccagaaaatccactttgagtgcagggaggtcagaatccaacagcatcagcagtccttcttcaacctctga from Arachis ipaensis cultivar K30076 chromosome B02, Araip1.1, whole genome shotgun sequence harbors:
- the LOC107625592 gene encoding serine carboxypeptidase-like 11 (The sequence of the model RefSeq protein was modified relative to this genomic sequence to represent the inferred CDS: added 229 bases not found in genome assembly) → MASNNQVLLLAFTLTLTLFLQLLPFQIEGIGAKVENLPGYDGPLPFHLETGYIGLGDSDDDMQVFYYFIKSENDPKNDPLLLWLTGGPGCSSFSGLVYQIGPMKFKIEEFDGSLPKLIPRPQSWTKVANIIFVDLPMGTGFSYSKNVLPHRSDWKFVHQTHRFIRKWLAENPEFLSNKFYMAADSYSGIPVPPITQEIADGNERGLEPRINLQGYILGNPLTSGLEENDRIPYVHGMGLISDELYWSLKKTCLGNIINVDSTNKLCLNDLQYYHELLENIELYNILEIYCVDENIKGTRRNPRRSLAQKIKAPLSSPVTVPDMRCQIYGFFLGTEWINDPAVRKALHIREGTIGKWNRCYSDDYVFDIRSSVPFHANLSAKGYPSLIYSGDHDAVVPFSSTQRWIRSLNYSIVDDWRPWYLNDQVAGYTRTYSNQMTFATIRGAGHTAPENKPDEGFAMFVRWISNKPL